A single genomic interval of Corvus hawaiiensis isolate bCorHaw1 chromosome 5, bCorHaw1.pri.cur, whole genome shotgun sequence harbors:
- the NOP56 gene encoding nucleolar protein 56, translating to MVLLHVLFEHAAGYALFAVREVEEIGLLLPQVEESVLTLGKFHNMVKLVAFSPFRSAQSALENMNAVSEGVLHEDLRLLLDTALPPKRKKVVLGVGDAKMGAAVLEELGVQCQTGGVVAELMRGIRLHFPALVRGLTAQSAAKAQLGLGHSYSRAKVKFNVHRVDNMIIQSISLLDQLDKDINTFSMRVREWYGYHFPELIKIVPENSMYCRVAKFIGNRRELSEESLEGLEEIVMDSAKAQAILEASRSSMGMDISPLDLINIESFSRRVISLSEYRKGLQEYLRSKMSQVAPSLSALIGEVVGARLISHAGSLTNLAKYPASTVQILGAEKALFRALKTRGNTPKYGLIFHSTFIGRAAAKNKGRISRYLANKCTIASRIDCFSEVPTSVFGDKLREQVEERLAFYETGEPPRKNLEVMKEAVVEANEVVAEVKRRQEKKEKKRKKREKRRLEALAAAAEEGAENSVMETEENDVGAKKKKKKKQQQQPEESEAEAEPEENGVEEEEEEEEPLPKKKRKITVEAEQEEEEEKKKKKKKKKKAAARDSEED from the exons ATG GTGCTGCTGCACGTGCTGTTCGAACATGCGGCCGGGTACGCGCTGTTCGCCGTGCGAGAGGTGGAGGAGATCGGCCTCCTGCTGCCGCAG GTGGAGGAGAGCGTCCTGACGCTGGGCAAGTTCCACAACATGGTGAAGCTCGTGGCGTTCTCGCCGTTCCGCTCGGCGCAGAGCGCGCTGGAGAACATGAACGCCGTGTCCGAGG ggGTCCTGCACGAGGAcctgcggctgctgctggacacGGCGCTGCCCCCCAAGAGGAAGAAGGTGGTGCTGGGGGTGGGCGATGCCAAGATGGGCGCGGCCGTGCTGGAGGAGTTGGGGGTGCAGTGTCAGACCGGGGGCGTCGTGGCCGAGCTCATGCGCG ggaTCCGGCTGCACTTCCCGGCGCTGGTCCGAGGCCTCACGGCGCAGTCGGCGGCCAAGGCCCAGCTGGGGCTCGGCCACAGCTACTCCCGGGCCAAGGTGAAGTTCAACGTGCACAGGGTGGACAACATGATCATCCAGTCCATCAGCCTGCTGGACCAGCTGGACAAGGACATCAACACCTTCTCCATGCGCGTCCG GGAGTGGTACGGGTATCACTTCCCGGAGCTGATCAAGATCGTCCCCGAGAACTCCATGTACTGCCGGGTGGCCAAATTCATCGGGAACCGCCGGGAGCTGAGCGAGGAgagcctggaggggctggaggagatcGTCATGGACAGCGCCAAGGCCCAGGCCATCCTGGAGGCCTCCCGCTCCTCCATGG GGATGGACATCTCCCCGCTGGACCTCATCAACATCGAGAGCTTCTCCCGCCGCGTCATCTCGCTGTCCGAGTACCGCAAGGGGCTGCAGGAGTACCTGCGCTCCAAGATGAGCCAGGTGGCTCCCAGCCTGTCAGCCCTCATCGGGGAGGTG GTGGGCGCCCGCCTGATTTCCCACGCCGGCAGCCTGACCAACCTGGCCAAGTACCCGGCGTCGACGGTGCAGATCCTGGGCGCCGAGAAGGCGCTGTTCAG GGCGCTGAAGACGCGGGGGAACACCCCCAAGTACGGCCTCATCTTCCACTCCACCTTCATTGGGCGCGCGGCCGCCAAGAACAAGGGCCGGATCTCGCGCTACCTGGCCAACAAGTGCACGATCGCCTCGCGCATCGACTGCTTCTCAG aggTCCCCACCAGCGTGTTCGGGGACAAGCTGCGGGAGCAGGTGGAGGAGCGCTTGGCCTTCTACGAGACCGGGGAGCCGCCCCGCAAGAACCTGGAGGTGATGAAGGAGGCCGTGGTggag gCCAACGAGGTGGTGGCTGAGGTGAAGAGGAggcaggagaagaaggagaagaagaggaagaagcgGGAGAAGCGGCGGCTGGAGGCCCTGGCGGCGGCCGCCGAGGAGGGGGCGGAAAACTCGGTGATGGAGACGGAG GAGAACGACGTGGGAgccaagaagaagaagaaaaagaagcagcagcagcagccggagGAGTCGGAAGCGGAGGCAGAGCCTGAGGAGAACGgggtggaggaagaggaggaggaggaggagccaTTGcccaagaagaaaaggaaaatcacgGTGGAGGCcgaacaggaggaggaggaggagaagaagaagaaaaagaagaagaagaagaaggcaGCGGCCCGGGACTCAGAGGAGGATTAG